The DNA sequence CCTCTCCGACCTTCTCGGCGCCGGAATCTTCAACTCCGACGGTGAACTCTGGCGTCTCCAACGCAAAACTGCCAGCCTTGAGTTCACCACCAAAACCATTCGttccttcatcttctccaacgTCCATCTCGAGATCTCTCGCCCATAACGTCCTCCATTCCTTCTCCCTCTCCGGCGAGGTTTTCGATCTTCAAGAACTTCTCGACCGTCTTGCTCTTCGACAACGTTTGCCAGGCAAGCTTcttcttaaatttatttatttatttattaatatcacttaatatttttggaaactttcttttataatttatttaattaaaaaaaggtgaCATTTGGTCATGATCCGGCGAGGCTGGACTCATCGTCGGACGACATCGACTCGGCGGCGTTCGCGCACGCGTTCGAGCGCGCCACGGCGCTCTCCGTGCGCCGCTTCGCGCACCCGTTCATGATCACCTGAAACTCTTGCGCTTCTTCAACCTCAGCTACGAAAAAGAACTCAAAAGACCAAGTCTCCAAAGTCCACGCTTTCGCCATGCAAATAGTTCGCCGGAGAAAATCCTCCGGCGAACTCGGTGACGACTTGCTCTCCCGTTTCATCTCCGAGTCCTCGTCTTACTCCGACGAGTTCCTCCGTGACATCATCGTCAGCTTCGTTCTCGCCGGCCGTGACACCACTTCCGCTACTCTCACTTGGTTCTTTTACCTCATATCAATCCACCCGgaagtgaaaaccaagttgCTCGACGAGCTGCGCGCAGTGCGCGCGCGTGGAGCGCGCGAAGGAGAGCTCACGGTCGAGCAAGTTAAAGGATTGAACTACATGCACGCGGCGTTATCGGAGACGTTGAGGCTTTACCCGCCGGTGCCGCTGCAAACGAGGGCGTGTGCGGAGAGTGATGTGTGGCCGGATGGGACGAAGGTGAAGAAGGGAAAGACGGTGATGTATAGTGCGTATGCGATGGGGAAGTCGGAGAAGATTTGGGGGAGTGATTGGGAGGAGTTTAGGCCGGAGAGGTGGATGGATGAAGGGGAGTTTAGAGCAGTGAATGCGTTTAAGTTTCCGGTGTTTCATGCAGGGCCGAGGATGTGTTTGGGGAAGGAGATGGCGTATGTGCAGATGAAGACGGTGGTGGCGGCGGTGATGGAGAGGTTTGAGATTGAGGTGGTGGatgaggtgaagaagaagagggaggtGGAGTTTACTATGATTCTAAGGATGAAGGGTGGGTTGCCGGTTAGGGTTCGGAGGAAgacgatgatgatgaatgaTGATGGAACTGTTGAgatttgagagtttttttttttaagtttaattaattattagtggACTTGGTAGTGttggaataaaattttaataaatggattttagttttgcatggaatttgttatatttatttatttatatatctttaatttctgtaaattataaagaaaaaatacatCTAGTAAAGtctctaaattttaaatttttaaatctaaactgTTAGATTTCAActtgttttgtttataaaatattaataaattaaataaaaaaaatttaaataatttttttaaaaattattatgttttaaatagtatatattatttgtaaaaaaattgttttttttttgacataacAAGAAAACCACTAGAGGGAGAaaggagaaaaatataaaagtaaaaatcaaTCTCATGACTAATGTGTAATCAAGTATATGATttcaacttaaaaaatattgataaatttaaaatttacactAATCAATTCTTCTACGTGGTGAAAGTGTGTGAGTAATTAATTACTTTCATTAATACTCACCgttttcaaattcaatttttttttgggtcgcGTGCATGTCTTTATTACTTAAagaactgtttttttttttaaattttcagaaagtatattttaaaaataattttaaattaatattccCCCGACCTGTTATGTAGTAACTTATAAATGTCCATCTTCACTCATCTACTAATAGTAAGAAAAATTgtccatatttttcatatttttccgTGTGAAAAAGAGCCTGGAGTTCCTGACTTCTAGTAATGAGGAACAGATAGCTCTTTTAGTGCGACCTTATCCCCAAGACGAGTTTTTGCTTTAACTTTGAGCCAGTGTTTTTGTTTATGTTCTCCACTTTCATTTTAATGAACTTTGTTTGTtcactttttcaaaatttttttttttttctgaactcacccttttcaaaatttttggctCCGCACATGCAATGgg is a window from the Dioscorea cayenensis subsp. rotundata cultivar TDr96_F1 chromosome 2, TDr96_F1_v2_PseudoChromosome.rev07_lg8_w22 25.fasta, whole genome shotgun sequence genome containing:
- the LOC120278927 gene encoding cytochrome P450-like, whose amino-acid sequence is MQIVRRRKSSGELGDDLLSRFISESSSYSDEFLRDIIVSFVLAGRDTTSATLTWFFYLISIHPEVKTKLLDELRAVRARGAREGELTVEQVKGLNYMHAALSETLRLYPPVPLQTRACAESDVWPDGTKVKKGKTVMYSAYAMGKSEKIWGSDWEEFRPERWMDEGEFRAVNAFKFPVFHAGPRMCLGKEMAYVQMKTVVAAVMERFEIEVVDEVKKKREVEFTMILRMKGGLPVRVRRKTMMMNDDGTVEI